The Thioalkalivibrio thiocyanodenitrificans ARhD 1 genome window below encodes:
- a CDS encoding DUF6602 domain-containing protein has protein sequence MIHDASELLKGIMHEERSKLDEYSLKHGPTIGKMYEGLASDVLGRAIPESLGLQLQHGIIHDGKGAMSGEIDCMLVKGEGEKIPYTDSYKWHVKDVIAVIEVKKTLYSADLKDSFAHLRGVADNYGAYLQSGEGSEKFDLSPARKAFSEATGLMPPEHSKVDSLGIEMEILYHTFVMEHISPIRIVLGYHGFKSA, from the coding sequence ATGATTCATGATGCTTCGGAATTGCTAAAGGGAATAATGCATGAAGAACGCTCGAAACTTGATGAGTATTCGTTAAAGCATGGTCCGACAATTGGAAAAATGTATGAAGGGTTGGCATCGGATGTCCTAGGAAGAGCGATACCTGAATCACTGGGTCTGCAGTTGCAGCATGGAATTATTCATGACGGCAAAGGAGCAATGTCTGGTGAAATCGATTGTATGCTGGTCAAAGGTGAAGGCGAAAAAATACCATACACTGACTCTTATAAATGGCATGTGAAAGACGTTATTGCAGTCATAGAAGTCAAAAAAACGCTTTATTCAGCTGATTTGAAAGATTCTTTTGCTCATTTGCGCGGTGTAGCCGACAACTATGGGGCTTATCTCCAGTCTGGCGAAGGGAGTGAAAAATTCGACCTAAGTCCTGCTAGAAAAGCATTCTCAGAAGCTACTGGACTAATGCCGCCAGAGCATTCAAAAGTTGATTCTCTCGGTATAGAAATGGAGATTCTTTATCACACGTTTGTGATGGAGCATATATCGCCTATTAGGATCGTGCTTGGATATCATGGGTTCAAATCGGCATAG
- a CDS encoding ABC transporter permease, with amino-acid sequence MSESSAPLARVPGLMRDLRRLTLFTLRRLLALLVTVLIGVYLTIVIANMGGQVDQLRLVQIESQVAEQVRADPAFHDLTAEERTAIMQRQVGLEVERLRLDEPFILRSFDYLRQAMLLDLGRAEQMHSDAGSRQVYNIIVERLPATLLLFGTANLLVFFVAVFAALGLSRRYGSRLDQAVIALAPSSAAPGWFYGIFLILLLAFVMPLFPSGGMVAVPPPEDGWAYAASVLRHMALPVAAMFISSIFISIYSWRTFFLIHSSEDYVEMARAKGLPDRLIEQRYILRPTLSPIVTSFLLMLIGLWSGAIILEQVFNWPGLGSLLFQAIGHRDTPVIIGSVVIFAYLLAVTVFLLDILYAILDPRVRIEGGRR; translated from the coding sequence ATGAGTGAATCGAGCGCCCCGCTCGCCCGCGTGCCCGGCCTGATGCGCGACCTGCGGCGACTCACGCTGTTCACCCTGCGCCGCCTGCTGGCCCTGCTGGTGACGGTCCTGATCGGGGTCTATCTCACCATCGTCATCGCCAACATGGGCGGACAGGTGGATCAGCTGCGCCTGGTGCAGATCGAGAGCCAGGTGGCCGAGCAGGTGCGCGCCGACCCGGCCTTCCATGACCTGACCGCGGAGGAGCGCACCGCGATCATGCAGCGGCAGGTGGGCCTCGAGGTGGAACGCCTGCGCCTGGACGAGCCCTTCATACTGCGCAGCTTCGACTACCTGCGCCAGGCCATGCTGCTGGATCTCGGCCGCGCCGAACAGATGCACAGCGACGCCGGCTCGCGCCAGGTCTACAACATCATCGTCGAGCGCCTGCCGGCCACGCTGCTGCTGTTCGGCACCGCGAACCTGCTGGTGTTCTTCGTCGCCGTGTTCGCGGCCCTGGGGCTCTCGCGCCGCTACGGCAGCCGCCTCGACCAGGCGGTGATCGCCCTGGCGCCCAGTTCGGCGGCGCCGGGCTGGTTCTACGGCATCTTCCTCATCCTGCTGCTGGCCTTCGTCATGCCCCTGTTCCCGAGCGGCGGCATGGTGGCGGTGCCGCCGCCCGAGGACGGCTGGGCCTACGCCGCGAGCGTGCTCAGGCACATGGCGCTGCCCGTGGCCGCCATGTTCATCTCCTCGATCTTCATCTCCATCTATTCCTGGCGCACCTTCTTCCTGATCCACTCCAGCGAGGACTACGTGGAGATGGCCCGCGCCAAGGGGCTGCCGGACCGCCTGATCGAACAGCGCTACATCCTGCGCCCGACGCTCTCGCCGATCGTCACCAGCTTCCTGCTGATGCTGATCGGCCTGTGGAGCGGCGCGATCATCCTGGAGCAGGTGTTCAACTGGCCGGGGCTCGGCTCGCTGCTGTTCCAGGCCATCGGCCATCGCGACACGCCGGTGATCATCGGCTCGGTGGTGATCTTCGCCTACCTGCTGGCCGTGACGGTCTTTCTGCTGGATATCCTCTACGCGATCCTCGATCCCCGCGTGCGCATCGAAGGAGGCCGGCGATGA
- a CDS encoding ABC transporter substrate-binding protein has translation MALRTLLPVIVAVLLAGVVSIILWMGGRGDVLDGAPAVQPGQPADRQGALVDEVIFTQETDPGRITALIERGSHHLFTQGINSTAIFRQIQASPHVDYHLSRGTVTELTLNPAPFEDGRLNPFQVPAVREAMNWLVDRRYIAEELFGGLARPRYLPLSTAFPDYARLAGTARELEIRYRHDPARAKAVISREMEKLGAERVGGRWHYRGAPVELIVLIRTEDLRERVGDDVANRLEDLGFRVRRLYRTADEASRIWIATDPSAGGWHVYTGGWISTVINRDAGGDLSYYYTPRGRPDPLWQAYDPDPAFAALAERLDRRDYRSLEEREALMIEGLGGAMKESTRIWLVDQESAWPHARNLDIAVDLAGGVSGSALWPYTLRFHEGLGGRVVVGTPSLLTEPWNPVAGSNWIFDQMILRSLNDTTVLPDPFTGLYWPQRLAGAEVTVAEDAPVRRTLDWVTLDTAAFIPVPEDAWIDWDAGEGRIVTVGEKHPEGVTARSRTVLRYEDDYLERRWHDGSQVSLADMILPWILVFERADEQSPLFDPGHLPPFEVYQRHFRGWRIVDTAPLTVEVYSDQIFPDAEVLVANRTPGMLPWHVLALGMDAERFRELAFSSGKADRTGVEWMNLVSGPSLEILRGYLTAAVASGRVPHAHVLGPWMTADEPQRRYAALQEWHRQRGHFWVGDGPFRLHSVRPVEGVVVLRRHEDFPDRGDKWLRFTEPRIPEPDLTGPLVVEHGEAVTLELVLTFTGEPYPNAEIDGVRYLLFDGDDRLAARGDGEPVDEGRWHIRLPVETLARLGTGANSLEVAITTDNVALPVFVTHAFATVPSRREAVRREENPDE, from the coding sequence ATGGCTCTGCGCACGCTCCTGCCCGTCATTGTGGCGGTCCTGCTGGCCGGTGTGGTCTCCATCATCCTCTGGATGGGCGGTCGCGGCGACGTCCTCGACGGGGCCCCCGCGGTACAGCCCGGGCAGCCCGCCGACCGGCAGGGCGCCCTGGTCGACGAGGTGATCTTCACCCAGGAGACCGACCCGGGCCGCATCACCGCCCTGATCGAACGCGGCTCGCACCACCTGTTCACCCAGGGCATCAACAGCACCGCGATCTTCCGCCAGATCCAGGCCTCCCCCCATGTGGACTACCACCTCTCGCGCGGCACCGTCACCGAACTGACCCTCAACCCGGCGCCCTTCGAGGACGGCCGGCTGAACCCCTTCCAGGTGCCGGCGGTGCGCGAGGCCATGAACTGGCTGGTGGACCGCCGCTACATCGCCGAGGAACTGTTCGGCGGGCTCGCGCGGCCCCGCTACCTGCCGCTCTCCACCGCCTTCCCCGACTACGCCCGCCTGGCCGGGACCGCGCGCGAACTGGAAATCCGCTACCGCCACGACCCGGCGCGCGCCAAGGCGGTGATCAGCCGCGAGATGGAGAAGCTCGGTGCCGAGCGGGTGGGCGGCCGCTGGCATTACCGAGGCGCGCCGGTGGAGCTGATCGTGCTGATCCGCACCGAGGACCTGCGCGAGCGGGTCGGCGACGATGTGGCCAACCGGCTCGAGGATCTCGGCTTCCGGGTGCGGCGGCTGTACCGCACCGCCGACGAGGCCTCGCGGATCTGGATCGCCACGGATCCCTCCGCCGGAGGCTGGCACGTCTACACGGGCGGCTGGATCTCCACGGTGATCAACCGCGATGCCGGCGGCGATCTCAGCTACTACTACACCCCGCGCGGGCGCCCCGATCCGCTCTGGCAGGCCTACGATCCGGACCCCGCCTTCGCCGCACTGGCCGAGCGCCTGGACCGGCGCGACTACCGGAGCCTGGAGGAGCGCGAGGCGCTCATGATCGAGGGGCTGGGCGGCGCCATGAAGGAGTCGACCCGCATCTGGCTGGTGGACCAGGAGAGCGCCTGGCCCCACGCCCGGAACCTGGACATCGCCGTGGATCTGGCCGGCGGGGTGTCCGGCTCCGCGCTGTGGCCCTACACCCTGCGTTTCCACGAGGGGCTCGGCGGGCGCGTGGTGGTGGGCACGCCGAGCCTGCTCACCGAGCCCTGGAACCCGGTGGCCGGCAGCAACTGGATCTTCGATCAGATGATCCTGCGCTCGCTCAACGACACCACCGTGCTGCCCGATCCCTTCACCGGCCTGTACTGGCCGCAGCGCCTCGCCGGGGCCGAGGTCACCGTCGCGGAAGACGCGCCGGTGCGGCGCACCCTGGACTGGGTGACGCTGGACACCGCCGCCTTCATCCCCGTCCCCGAGGATGCGTGGATCGACTGGGACGCCGGGGAGGGCCGCATCGTCACCGTCGGCGAGAAGCATCCCGAGGGCGTCACCGCCCGCTCCCGCACCGTCCTGCGCTACGAGGACGACTACCTGGAGCGCCGCTGGCACGACGGATCGCAGGTGTCGCTCGCCGACATGATCCTGCCGTGGATACTCGTCTTCGAGCGGGCCGACGAGCAGAGCCCGCTGTTCGACCCCGGTCACCTGCCGCCCTTCGAGGTCTACCAGCGCCATTTCAGGGGCTGGCGGATCGTGGACACCGCGCCGCTCACCGTCGAGGTCTACAGCGACCAGATCTTCCCGGACGCCGAGGTGCTGGTGGCCAACCGCACCCCCGGGATGCTGCCCTGGCACGTACTGGCCCTGGGCATGGACGCCGAGCGTTTCCGGGAACTGGCGTTCTCATCGGGCAAGGCCGACCGTACCGGCGTGGAATGGATGAACCTGGTCTCCGGGCCCAGCCTCGAGATCCTGCGCGGTTACCTGACGGCGGCGGTGGCATCCGGGCGGGTGCCCCATGCGCATGTCCTGGGGCCCTGGATGACCGCCGATGAGCCGCAGCGGCGCTACGCGGCGCTGCAGGAATGGCATCGGCAGCGGGGCCACTTCTGGGTCGGCGACGGCCCCTTCCGGCTGCATTCCGTGCGGCCGGTGGAGGGCGTCGTGGTCCTGCGCCGCCACGAGGACTTCCCGGACCGGGGCGACAAGTGGCTGCGCTTCACCGAGCCGCGCATCCCGGAGCCGGACCTGACCGGGCCGCTGGTGGTGGAGCACGGCGAGGCGGTGACACTGGAACTTGTCCTCACCTTCACCGGCGAGCCCTACCCGAACGCCGAGATCGACGGGGTGCGCTACCTGCTCTTCGACGGCGACGACCGCCTCGCCGCCCGGGGCGACGGCGAGCCGGTGGACGAGGGCCGCTGGCACATCCGGCTGCCCGTCGAGACCCTGGCCCGGCTGGGCACCGGGGCGAACAGCCTGGAGGTGGCGATCACCACCGACAACGTCGCCCTGCCCGTGTTCGTCACCCACGCCTTCGCCACCGTGCCGTCCCGGCGCGAGGCGGTGCGCCGCGAGGAGAACCCCGATGAGTGA
- a CDS encoding PEP/pyruvate-binding domain-containing protein, with amino-acid sequence MTSPTPASFAPTTGLPGLDAVLQGVERGDNIVWQIQTLDEYLALVAPYAESARRQRRRLIYFRFAAHAPLLPDDGHVEIHYPQPGDGFDAFVDQVHSVIEEAGTETLYVFDCLSDLAEAWQSDRMMGNFFRLTCPRLFDLYTVTYFSIYRNTHAWEAMEMIIDTTQFLLDVFRCRGRHYIRPIKVQHRSAAAMNLMHVWESGDTFRAVADSGTVSEVLAGSQWPGLEDTPSVGHWQRQFSAVRAVIAKRQAGDPEPALEARWFESLSRRVFPDDPQMARLIREYLTIDDVLLVRDRMIGIGSIGGKALGMLLARAILHRDAPELHARLEAHDSFYVGSVVFESFLVQNGVWWIRRRQRDPSGFLQQLDEARERIMNGVFPESTIRQFEGMLDYFGEWPFIVRSSSRLEDRYGNAFAGQYESVFCVNQGPREKRLADLLDAVRQVYASTLGEQALRYRERRGLLGEDEQMGLLIMRVSGTAGTRYFHPHAAGVGLSVNPYPWNPRIDMHAGVVRLVAGLGTRAVDRADDDYTRLIALNAPNLRPETRFGAIARYAQRRMDALDLHDNRVVSGPFSEYVRGQPDFPMALFTTREDAGRPAFLTFDGLVERTPFVDDLRMILERLHAAYRHAVEIEFALNFLPDGSYRINVLQCRPMQVRDLGGGSAGEPPEQAPRLITAQGAVIGPSRVIRPERIVYVVPGSFGALTQDDRLAVTRLVGRINRESAGRCVLMLGPGRWGTRDPSLGLPVSFSEINHVDALCEIVAMHDNLVPDVSLGTHFINELIESDMLYFALFPKRPENGIDERALLDLPNRLAGLVPDAGKWAQVVHVADVAPGEVTLYADAEAQRIVVTTGS; translated from the coding sequence ATGACTTCGCCGACACCCGCCTCGTTTGCGCCCACCACCGGCCTGCCCGGCCTGGACGCCGTGCTGCAAGGCGTGGAGCGCGGTGACAACATCGTCTGGCAGATCCAGACCCTGGACGAGTATCTCGCCCTGGTTGCCCCTTATGCCGAATCGGCACGACGCCAGCGGCGCCGCCTGATCTATTTCCGCTTCGCCGCCCACGCGCCGCTGCTGCCCGATGACGGGCATGTGGAGATCCATTATCCGCAGCCGGGCGACGGTTTCGATGCCTTCGTGGATCAGGTCCATTCGGTTATCGAGGAGGCGGGCACGGAGACGCTGTACGTCTTCGACTGCCTGTCGGACCTGGCCGAGGCCTGGCAGTCGGACCGGATGATGGGCAATTTCTTCCGGCTCACCTGCCCGCGCCTGTTCGATCTGTACACGGTGACCTACTTCAGCATCTATCGAAACACCCATGCGTGGGAAGCGATGGAGATGATCATCGACACCACGCAGTTTCTGCTCGACGTGTTCCGCTGCCGGGGCCGGCACTACATCCGGCCGATCAAGGTGCAGCACCGTTCCGCCGCGGCAATGAACCTGATGCACGTATGGGAGAGCGGCGACACCTTCCGGGCGGTGGCCGACAGCGGCACCGTGTCGGAGGTCCTGGCGGGCTCCCAGTGGCCCGGACTCGAGGACACCCCGTCCGTCGGCCACTGGCAACGCCAGTTCTCCGCCGTGCGCGCCGTGATCGCGAAACGTCAGGCGGGCGATCCGGAACCGGCGCTGGAGGCGCGGTGGTTCGAGAGCCTGAGCCGCCGGGTCTTCCCCGATGATCCGCAGATGGCGCGGCTGATCCGCGAGTACCTCACCATCGACGATGTGCTCCTGGTGCGTGACCGCATGATCGGCATCGGGTCGATCGGCGGCAAGGCGCTCGGCATGCTGCTGGCGCGCGCGATCCTGCACCGTGACGCCCCCGAGCTGCATGCCCGCCTGGAGGCGCATGACTCGTTCTATGTCGGTTCCGTGGTGTTCGAGTCCTTTCTCGTGCAGAACGGGGTCTGGTGGATCCGCCGGCGCCAGCGCGACCCGTCGGGTTTCCTGCAGCAACTGGACGAGGCGCGCGAACGGATCATGAACGGGGTCTTTCCCGAGTCGACGATCCGGCAGTTCGAGGGCATGCTCGATTATTTCGGCGAATGGCCCTTCATCGTGCGTTCGAGCTCGCGGCTGGAGGACCGCTACGGCAACGCGTTCGCCGGGCAGTACGAGAGCGTCTTCTGCGTCAACCAGGGTCCGCGGGAGAAGCGGCTTGCGGACCTGCTGGATGCGGTGCGCCAGGTCTACGCGAGCACGCTGGGCGAACAGGCCCTGCGCTATCGTGAACGGCGCGGCCTGCTGGGCGAGGACGAGCAGATGGGCCTGCTGATCATGCGGGTGTCCGGCACCGCCGGCACGCGCTACTTCCACCCGCATGCCGCGGGCGTGGGCCTGTCGGTCAATCCCTATCCCTGGAACCCGCGAATCGACATGCACGCGGGGGTCGTTCGACTGGTCGCCGGACTGGGAACACGCGCGGTGGATCGGGCCGATGACGACTACACGCGGCTGATCGCCCTCAATGCCCCCAACCTGCGCCCGGAAACCCGCTTCGGCGCCATCGCCCGCTACGCCCAGCGCCGCATGGACGCGCTGGACCTGCATGACAACAGGGTGGTGTCAGGCCCCTTTTCCGAGTATGTGCGCGGACAGCCGGACTTCCCGATGGCGCTGTTCACCACCCGTGAGGACGCCGGGCGCCCGGCCTTCCTGACCTTCGACGGGCTGGTGGAGAGGACTCCCTTCGTGGACGATCTGCGCATGATCCTCGAGCGGCTTCACGCCGCGTACCGGCACGCGGTCGAGATCGAGTTCGCACTGAACTTCCTGCCCGACGGAAGTTACCGCATTAATGTACTGCAGTGCCGCCCGATGCAGGTTCGCGATCTGGGCGGCGGCAGCGCCGGAGAACCGCCGGAACAGGCGCCGCGCCTGATCACCGCGCAGGGCGCGGTGATCGGTCCGAGTCGGGTGATACGCCCCGAGCGCATCGTCTACGTCGTGCCCGGGTCGTTCGGCGCGCTTACCCAGGATGACCGTCTCGCGGTCACCCGGCTGGTGGGCAGGATCAACCGCGAGAGCGCCGGGCGCTGCGTGCTGATGCTCGGTCCGGGCCGCTGGGGCACGCGCGATCCTTCGCTGGGTTTGCCGGTCTCGTTCTCCGAGATCAATCATGTGGACGCCTTGTGCGAGATCGTGGCGATGCACGACAACCTGGTGCCGGATGTCTCCCTGGGCACCCATTTCATCAACGAGTTGATCGAGTCCGACATGCTGTACTTCGCGCTGTTCCCGAAGCGCCCGGAGAACGGGATCGACGAGAGGGCGCTGCTCGATCTGCCGAACCGGCTCGCCGGGCTGGTACCGGATGCCGGAAAGTGGGCACAGGTGGTGCACGTGGCCGACGTGGCGCCGGGGGAGGTGACCCTGTACGCGGACGCCGAGGCGCAGCGCATCGTGGTCACGACGGGGTCCTGA
- a CDS encoding ABC transporter ATP-binding protein, which yields MSDAPLLEIEDLCMSYATERGLVRAVDGVNLEVRRHEALVVLGESGCGKSSLAKALMRTLPRNARAPTGQVRLGGVDVMAYPEERFRREVRWVRIAMVMQAAMNALNPVVRVGEQVSEPLRIHRGWSRREAAARAAEAFAEVGIAADFLQRYPHELSGGMRQRAVLAMALVTEPDLIILDEPTSALDVLTQAAIMNVLKRIKRTRGTSFILITHDVATSSELADRVALMYAGKIVEEASAAEFFSTPAHPYSQMLMASVPRLRQTTRPESIPGRPPSLLEPPAGCRFAERCPKRFGRCDEDPPGFQPGERHRVHCWLHAGGEKP from the coding sequence ATGAGTGACGCGCCGCTGCTGGAGATCGAGGACCTGTGCATGAGTTACGCCACCGAGCGCGGACTGGTGCGCGCGGTGGACGGCGTGAACCTGGAGGTGCGGCGCCACGAGGCCCTGGTGGTGCTCGGTGAATCCGGCTGCGGCAAGAGTTCGCTGGCCAAGGCCCTGATGCGCACCCTGCCCCGCAACGCCCGGGCCCCGACGGGACAGGTGCGCCTCGGCGGCGTCGACGTCATGGCCTACCCCGAGGAACGCTTCCGGCGCGAGGTGCGCTGGGTGCGCATCGCCATGGTGATGCAGGCGGCCATGAACGCCCTCAACCCGGTGGTGCGGGTGGGCGAGCAGGTCTCCGAGCCGCTTCGCATCCATCGCGGCTGGTCGCGGCGCGAGGCGGCGGCGCGCGCGGCGGAGGCCTTCGCCGAGGTAGGCATCGCCGCGGACTTTCTCCAGCGCTACCCCCACGAACTCTCCGGCGGCATGCGCCAGCGCGCCGTGCTGGCCATGGCCCTGGTGACCGAGCCCGACCTGATCATCCTCGACGAGCCCACCTCGGCGCTGGACGTGCTCACCCAGGCCGCCATCATGAACGTGCTCAAGCGCATCAAGCGCACCCGGGGCACGAGCTTCATCCTGATCACCCACGACGTGGCCACCTCCAGCGAACTGGCGGACCGGGTGGCGCTCATGTACGCCGGAAAGATCGTCGAGGAGGCGAGCGCCGCCGAGTTCTTCTCGACTCCGGCGCACCCCTACTCGCAGATGCTCATGGCCTCGGTGCCGCGCCTTCGCCAGACGACGCGCCCCGAGTCGATTCCCGGCCGGCCGCCGAGCCTGCTGGAGCCGCCCGCGGGCTGCCGCTTCGCCGAACGCTGCCCGAAGCGCTTCGGCCGCTGTGACGAGGACCCCCCCGGCTTCCAGCCCGGCGAACGCCACCGGGTGCACTGCTGGCTCCATGCCGGCGGGGAGAAGCCATGA
- a CDS encoding ABC transporter permease has translation MTGAWREGIRRLRRYPSAVAGLLIIAVLLFTAFYAVIAIPYSEAQRLWRGGEIWQDLPVNARPAWVDRLTRGNAPRTIRLSTSDATLVEEAYEGVRIQAMTLALDFPYDDFPSEINLFLKAGFEQRQPFVRLTWHTPGGETIPLGARRVAASERVSLSQDAGLETRLGFPPAVGLFTGSTPGETAEVRRGRYELVIETVHFEEAAGLEAELVVYGRVHGLAGTDHQRRDLLVALLWGTPVALAFGLIAAVGTTITTLIIAAAGVWYGGWLDATIQRLTEVNIILPLLPILVMVGTLYSTSIWLMLGVVVALGIFSAGIKMYRAMLLPIREAPYIEAARAYGAGSPRIILRYMVPRILPVLIPTFVTLIPTYVFLEASLAVLGLGDPVLPTWGKVLHDAQTQSALYHGFYYWVVGPAFLLMLTGLGFAMLGFALDRVFNPRLRSL, from the coding sequence ATGACGGGCGCGTGGCGCGAGGGCATCCGGCGGCTGCGGCGCTATCCGTCCGCCGTGGCGGGGCTGCTGATCATCGCCGTGCTTCTGTTCACCGCCTTCTACGCGGTGATCGCCATCCCCTACTCTGAGGCGCAGCGGCTGTGGCGCGGCGGCGAGATCTGGCAGGACCTGCCGGTCAACGCCCGCCCCGCCTGGGTGGACCGCCTCACCCGCGGCAACGCCCCGCGCACGATCCGTCTGTCCACTTCGGATGCGACCCTCGTCGAGGAGGCCTACGAGGGCGTGCGCATCCAGGCGATGACGCTTGCCCTGGACTTCCCCTACGACGACTTCCCGAGCGAGATCAACCTGTTCCTCAAGGCCGGGTTCGAGCAGCGCCAGCCCTTCGTGCGTCTCACCTGGCACACCCCGGGCGGGGAGACGATCCCGCTGGGCGCACGGCGGGTGGCGGCCTCGGAGCGGGTCTCGCTGTCCCAGGACGCGGGGCTCGAGACGCGCCTCGGCTTCCCGCCGGCGGTGGGGCTGTTCACCGGCAGCACGCCCGGCGAGACGGCCGAGGTGCGCCGGGGGCGCTACGAACTGGTGATCGAGACGGTGCATTTCGAGGAGGCGGCGGGGCTCGAGGCCGAACTGGTCGTCTACGGCCGGGTGCACGGTCTCGCCGGCACCGACCACCAGCGCCGCGACCTCCTGGTGGCCCTGCTCTGGGGCACGCCGGTGGCGCTCGCCTTCGGCCTGATCGCGGCGGTGGGGACCACCATCACCACGCTCATCATCGCCGCGGCCGGGGTCTGGTACGGCGGCTGGCTCGACGCCACCATCCAGCGCCTGACCGAGGTGAACATCATCCTGCCGCTGCTGCCGATCCTGGTGATGGTGGGCACGCTCTATTCCACCAGCATCTGGCTGATGCTCGGCGTGGTGGTGGCGCTCGGCATCTTCAGCGCCGGGATCAAGATGTACCGGGCCATGCTGCTGCCCATCCGCGAGGCGCCCTACATCGAGGCGGCGCGCGCCTACGGGGCCGGCAGCCCGCGCATCATCCTGCGCTACATGGTGCCGCGCATCCTGCCGGTGCTGATCCCCACCTTCGTGACACTGATCCCCACCTACGTATTCCTGGAGGCCTCGCTCGCGGTGCTGGGCCTGGGCGATCCGGTGCTGCCCACCTGGGGCAAGGTGCTTCACGACGCCCAGACCCAGAGCGCCCTCTACCACGGCTTCTACTACTGGGTGGTGGGTCCGGCGTTCCTGCTGATGCTCACGGGCCTCGGCTTCGCCATGCTCGGTTTCGCCCTGGACCGGGTGTTCAACCCGCGGCTGAGGAGTCTCTGA
- a CDS encoding ABC transporter ATP-binding protein, translating to MSEPLLVVRDLRTHFELRRWGFLRAGFVRAVDGVDFTLDRGESAAVVGESGCGKSSLVRTLLGLYLPTGGEVRFDGQSLAQLTGPALKQYRAGVGYVQQDPYGALPPFMNVRRILAEPLIIHGIGPRAERDRRIDAALDEVGLGSATEIRNAFPHQLSGGQQQRVVIARALLLRPRMIIADEPVSMLDASVRVEILELLRSIQDEHGIALLYVTHDLSTVRHYAHRVFVMYAGRMVEQAPVDALLESPQHPYTEALLAALADPDAENALHEREVPSGEPPSLVNPPAGCRFHPRCPHAMAGTCDVREPPDFEPVGGHRAACWLQE from the coding sequence ATGAGCGAACCGCTGCTGGTCGTCCGGGACCTGCGCACCCATTTCGAGCTGCGCCGCTGGGGCTTCCTGCGCGCCGGCTTCGTGCGCGCCGTGGACGGCGTGGACTTCACCCTCGACCGGGGCGAGTCGGCCGCGGTGGTGGGCGAAAGCGGCTGCGGCAAGAGTTCCCTGGTGCGCACCCTGCTGGGCCTTTACCTTCCCACCGGCGGCGAGGTGCGTTTCGACGGACAGTCCCTCGCGCAACTGACGGGCCCCGCACTCAAGCAATACCGCGCCGGGGTGGGTTATGTGCAGCAGGACCCCTACGGCGCCCTGCCCCCCTTCATGAACGTTCGGCGCATCCTCGCCGAGCCGCTGATCATCCACGGCATCGGCCCGCGCGCCGAGCGCGACCGCCGCATCGACGCCGCCCTGGACGAGGTGGGGCTCGGCTCGGCCACGGAGATCAGGAACGCCTTTCCGCACCAGTTGAGTGGCGGCCAGCAGCAGCGCGTGGTGATCGCCCGCGCCCTGCTCCTGCGCCCGCGCATGATCATCGCCGACGAGCCCGTCTCCATGCTCGATGCCTCCGTGCGCGTGGAGATCCTGGAACTGCTGCGCAGCATCCAGGACGAGCACGGCATCGCCCTGCTCTACGTCACCCATGATCTGTCCACCGTGCGCCACTACGCGCACCGGGTGTTCGTCATGTACGCCGGCCGCATGGTGGAACAGGCGCCCGTGGACGCCCTGCTGGAATCGCCCCAGCATCCCTACACCGAGGCCCTGCTGGCGGCGCTGGCCGATCCGGATGCGGAGAATGCGCTGCACGAGCGGGAGGTCCCTTCCGGGGAGCCGCCGAGTCTGGTGAATCCGCCCGCGGGGTGCCGGTTTCATCCGCGTTGTCCTCATGCGATGGCGGGCACCTGCGATGTGCGGGAGCCGCCGGATTTTGAGCCTGTGGGGGGGCATCGGGCTGCTTGTTGGTTGCAGGAGTAG